A part of Ascochyta rabiei chromosome 3, complete sequence genomic DNA contains:
- a CDS encoding atp3 gamma subunit of the F1 sector of mitochondrial F1F0 ATP synthase: MMLSRAARPAMRAGMAAAAARPATLGATNAAGYATLREIEGRLKSIRNIEKITKTMKVVASTKLTRAQRAMNTSRVYGQTSNTVFDSAETKPLENGNKTLIVVCSSDKGLCGGIHSGMSRKVRKMLLDAPNADLAVIGEKCKAQLSRSNGKNFVLSFAGAGKDIPTFADASAIADQISVLPTDYSSVKIIYNSFINAGSYEATVQEAYSEEAITQSANYSAFEIEDEALPNLREYALANSLFWALAEGHACEQSARQNAMDNASKNAGDMINKFQILYNRTRQAVITGELVEIITGAAASES, encoded by the exons ATGATGCTGTCCCGAGCTGCCCGCCCCGCCATGCGGGCTGGCATGGCCGCTGCTGCCGCCCG GCCTGCCACCCTTGGCGCCACCAACGCCGCTGGCTACGCCACTCTCCGTGAGATCGAGGGCCGCCTCAAGTCGATTCGCAACATCGAGAAGATCACCAAGACCATGAAGGTCGTCGCCTCCACCAAGCTCACCCGCGCGCAGAGGGCCATGAACACCTCGCGCGTCTACGGCCAGACGTCCAACACCGTCTTCGACAGCGCCGAGACCAAGCCCCTCGAGAACGGCAACAAGACACTGATCGTCGTCTGCTCCTCGGACAAGGGTCTCTGCGGTGGTATCCACTCCGGCATGTCGAGGAAGGTCAGGAAGATGCTGCTTGACGCCCCCAACGCCGACCTCGCCGTCATCGGTGAGAAGTGCAAGGCCCAGCTGTCGCGTTCCAACGGCAAGAACTTCGTCCTCAGCTTCGCTGGTGCCGGAAAGGACATCCCCACCTTCGCCGACGCCTCCGCCATCGCCGACCAGATCTCGGTCCTCCCCACCGACTACTCCTCCGTCAAGATCATCTACAACAGCTTCATCAACGCCGGTTCCTACGAGGCTACTGTCCAGGAGGCCTACTCCGAGGAGGCCATCACCCAGTCTG CCAACTACTCCGCTTTCGAGATCGAGGACGAGGCTCTTCCCAATCTCCGCGAGTACGCCCTTGCCAACTCGCTCTTCTGG GCACTTGCTGAGGGCCACGCTTGCGAGCAGTCCGCGCGCCAGAACGCCATGGAC AACGCCTCCAAGAACGCCGGAGACATGATCAACAAGTTCCAGATTCTGTACAACCGTACCCGTCAAGCCGTCATTACTGGCGAACTTGTCGAGATCATCACTGGTGCGGCTGCTTCCGAGTCGTAG
- a CDS encoding DNA-directed RNA polymerase core subunit rpc40, whose product MALPRAAVLAERKKLQVGIETVANQQSTDFPGHWPGENHEWDLDYFKENFHVHFHARPTPYDSSFSLSGLDTSVANAFRRILLSELPTLAIEDVFVYQNTSIIQDEVLAHRLGLIPLCGDPNGLDWMKWYVKPTDDDEGSGGPSDFNCAILHLDVECTWQEGGLQRAVAGETDPDKLYINHSVYAKDLVWAPLGKQADKFDAAQPIRPTNPDILIVKMRPGQRITLTMHAIKGIGQDHAKFSPVATASYRLLPTIDILSPIVGADAKKFARCFPKGVIRLDKVTAADAAADPELSGHEGENKAVVDKPMNDTVSRECLRHPEFKDKVKLGRVRDHFIFRIESTGQRESDDLFLESVKALRIKAQRIKRGLDEMMK is encoded by the exons ATGGCTCTCCCCCGTGCTGCCGTGCTGGCTGAGCGCAAG AAGCTCCAAGTCGGCATCGAGACGGTCGCCAACCAGCAGTCCACCGACTTCCCAGGACACTGGCCGGGCGAGAACCACGAATGGGACCTGGACTACTTCAAGGAG AACTTCCACGTCCACTTCCACGCACGCCCCACACCCTACGACTCGTCCTTCTCCCTCTCCGGCCTCGACACCTCCGTCGCAAACGCCTTCCGCCGCATCCTCCTCTCCGAACTCCCCACCCTCGCCATCGAGGACGTCTTCGTCTACCAGAACACGTCCATCATCCAGGATGAAGTGCTCGCCCACCGCCTCGGCCTCATCCCTCTCTGCGGCGACCCCAACGGCCTCGACTGGATGAAGTGGTACGTCAAGCCcaccgacgacgacgagggcTCCGGCGGGCCCTCGGACTTCAACTGCGCCATCCTGCACCTCGACGTCGAGTGCACTTGGCAGGAAGGCGGTCTGCAGCGCGCAGTAGCCGGCGAGACCGACCCGGACAAGCTGTACATCAACCACTCCGTCTACGCAAAGGACCTGGTCTGGGCGCCCCTGGGCAAGCAGGCCGACAAGTTCGACGCCGCCCAACCCATCCGCCCCACCAACCCGGACATTCTGATCGTGAAGATGCGCCCCGGCCAGAGAATCACGCTCACCATGCACGCCATCAAGGGCATTGGCCAGGACCACGCCAAGTTCTCTCCTGTCGCCACGGCCTCGTACCGCCTGCTCCCCACCATCGACATCCTGAGTCCCATTGTCGGCGCCGACGCCAAGAAGTTCGCGCGCTGCTTCCCCAAGGGCGTCATCCGCCTCGACAAGGTcaccgccgccgacgccgccgccgacccAGAGCTGAGCGGACACGAGGGCGAGAACAAGGCCGTGGTCGATAAGCCCATGAACGACACCGTCAGCAGAGAGTGCCTGCGCCACCCCGAGTTCAAGGACAAGGTGAAGCTGGGACGCGTGCGCGACCACTTCATCTTCCGCATCGAGAGCACCGGCCAGAGGGAGAGCGACGACCTGTTCCTCGAGAGCGTCAAGGCGCTGCGCATCAAGGCCCAACGGATAAAGCGCGGGCTGGACGAGATGATGAAATAG
- a CDS encoding Mitochondrial import inner membrane translocase subunit tim8, which translates to MKSSDAVAATLYGLGNTAEAPFDGLLTSKLLEWGYNDNTPAMQNLYDSDCNMASASGHTLSRSFLDSGLDTQPKSQGGPNECFHIEHFDSPAVTRELNGLLPPKSKQVNTVCSTPHRVTGAEHTIGINAAGGAIFALNLARAASTARRLWGLPPTPEQLPHIRSVSDRTWAFYNRAVDATPGAHVKDIKYLFVTVIINTGTNRRHVRRPLQMLDFPARRAGTLAWTRVRHGERGREGAVGESCGQVGWVFFDAAQASTWGGG; encoded by the coding sequence ATGAAATCCAGCGACGCAGTAGCTGCGACTCTTTATGGGCTAGGAAACACAGCCGAAGCGCCCTTCGATGGGCTTCTGACCTCGAAACTGCTCGAATGGGGCTACAACGACAACACACCAGCGATGCAGAATCTCTATGACTCCGACTGCAACATGGCGAGCGCATCCGGCCACACGCTGTCCAGATCCTTCCTCGACTCAGGTCTCGACACCCAACCAAAGTCCCAGGGCGGCCCAAACGAATGCTTCCACATCGAGCATTTCGACAGCCCTGCCGTGACAAGAGAATTGAATGGTTTGTTGCCGCCCAAGAGCAAGCAGGTAAACACTGTTTGCAGTACCCCACACCGCGTCACAGGCGCAGAGCACACAATTGGCATCAACGCAGCCGGCGGCGCCATCTTCGCGCTGAACCTCGCCCGCGCAGCGAGCACGGCACGGCGACTGTGGGGGCTCCCACCGACACCCGAACAGCTCCCACACATCCGCTCCGTATCGGATAGAACCTGGGCGTTCTACAACCGCGCCGTGGACGCGACACCGGGTGCGCACGTCAAGGATATCAAGTACCTCTTCGTCACCGTGATCATCAACACCGGGACGAATCGACGACATGTTCGCCGCCCGCTGCAGATGCTGGACTTCCCCGCGCGAAGAGCCGGGACTCTGGCCTGGACACGAGTTCGGCATGGAGAGCGAGGCCGGGAAGGCGCTGTTGGGGAGTCCTGTGGGCAGGTAGGCTGGGTATTTTTTGATGCAGCACAAGCGTCAACTTGGGGGGGGGGTTGA
- a CDS encoding peptide transporter ptr2, whose amino-acid sequence MATAQETPAHQLQREQAEADHHPHLNGLSLTNDNVAGAGITEKDFVEKPMTASSSTSVRDIEIDDGLGGVKPTADELLTLRKVGEPLPKSAFLVAIVELCERFTYYGASGIFQNYIQRPLDGSEGRGALGMGRQGATGLSTFFQFWCYVTPILGAVIADQYLGKYNTIVVFCGVYMVGLLILTLTSIPAALQGGAGLGGFIAAIIVIGLGTGGIKSNVAPLIADQYKRRQMVIGTDKKTGERVIIDPAITISRIYMIFYWCINIGSLSLLATPYMERDVDFWSAYLMCLCVFFIGALILVLGRKVYVVRPPQGSVITNAFRVMGQMIKGRKMDAAKPSYQAALGKQPTALWDDHFVEEVKRALVACKVFCFYPIYWVVYGNFSNNFVTQAGQMSGHGIPNDLMQNFDPIAIIVFLPIMDQFFFPLLRKHKINFPPINRITAGFWVASLAMVYAAVIQHYIYKAGPCYGHPLCAASEIDGVAQGNNIHIATQTGAYMLIGISEIFASVTGLEYAYTKAPPSMKSFVQSMYLLTNAFGSAISEALNPLLYDPAIMWMFCGLAVASFVAGGLIWILFHHLNDEEDAMNALDQDYDKDPTMRRSSIHGDRTVGMHSQHEEEKAATYA is encoded by the exons ATGGCTACCGCTCAGGAAACCCC TGCCCACCAGCTGCAGCGCGAGCAGGCTGAGGCCGATCATCACCCACACTTGAACGGATTGTCGTTGACCAACGACAATGTCGCTGGAGCTGGCATCACCGAAAAGGACTTCGTAGAGAAGCCCATGACCGCTAGCTCTAGTACCTCGGTCCGCGACATCGAGATTGACGATGGTCTTGGCGGTGTCAAGCCCACAGCAGATGAGCTCTTGACTCTGCGCAAGGTTGGCGAGCCTCTTCCTAAATCCGCCTTCTTGGTCGCCATTGTCGAACTTTGCGAGCGTTTCACCTACTACGGTGCCTCCGGTATCTTCCAGAACTACATCCAGCGTCCGCTCGATGGAAGCGAGGGCCGTGGTGCGCTCGGCATGGGACGCCAGGGTGCCACTGGTCTTTCCACCTTCTTCCAGTTCTGGTGCTATGTCACGCCTATTCTTGGTGCCGTCATTGCTGATCAGTACCTCGGAAAGTACAACACCATCGTTGTCTTCTGTGGTGTTTACATGGTCGGTCTTCTTATCCTTACTCTCACATCTATCCCCGCAGCTCTGCAGGGAGGCGCTGGTCTTGGTGGTTTCATCGCTGCCATCATTGTTATTGGTCTTGGAACTGGAGGTATCAAGTCCAACGTTGCTCCCCTGATTGCCGACCAGTACAAGCGTCGTCAGATGGTTATTGGCACCGACAAGAAGACTGGCGAGCGTGTCATCATCGACCCTGCGATCACCATCTCCAGAATCT ACATGATCTTCTACTGGTGTATTAACATCGGCTCTCTGTCTCTGCTTGCGACTCCTTACATGGAGCGCGACGTCGACTTCTGGTCCGCCTACCTGATGTGCTTGTGCGTCTTCTTCATCGGTGCACTCATCCTCGTTCTTGGTCGCAAGGTCTACGTCGTCCGCCCGCCGCAGGGTTCCGTCATCACCAACGCTTTCCGCGTGATGGGTCAAATGATCAAGGGGCGCAAGATGGATGCCGCGAAGCCTTCCTACCAGGCCGCTCTTGGAAAGCAGCCCACCGCTCTCTGGGACGACCACTTTGTTGAGGAGGTCAAGCGTGCTCTCGTTGCCTGCAAGGTCTTCTGCTTCTACCCCATCTACTGGGTTGTATACGGCAACTTCTCCAACAACTTCGTCACCCAGGCTGGCCAGATGTCCGGTCACGGCATTCCCAACGATTTGATGCAGAACTTCGACCCTATTGCCATTATTGTCTTCCTGCCTATTATGGATCAGTTCTTCTTCCCTCTCCTCCGCAAGCACAAGATCAACTTTCCTCCTATCAACCGTATCACCGCTGGTTTCTGGGTTGCTTCCCTCGCCATGGTCTACGCCGCCGTTATCCAGCACTACATCTACAAGGCCGGTCCCTGTTACGGACATCCGCTCTGCGCTGCTAGCGAGATCGATGGTGTTGCCCAGGGCAACAACATCCACATCGCTACTCAGACTGGTGCCTACATGCTCATTGGTATCTCTGAGATTTTCGCCTCCGTCACTGGTCTTGAGTACGCCTACACCAAGGCGCCGCCCAGCATGAAGTCTTTCGTCCAGTCTATGTACCTGCTCACCAACGCTTTCGGATCTGCTATCTCTGAGGCTCTCAACCCTCTTCTTTACGACCCTGCGATCATGTGGATGTTCTGTGGTCTGGCTGTTGCTTCGTTCGTTGCCGGTGGCTTGATCTGGATTCTGTTCCACCACCTCAACGACGAGGAGGATGCTATGAACGCCCTTGACCAGGATTACGACAAGGACCCTACCATGCGCAGGAGCAGCATCCACGGTGACCGCACTGTTGGCATGCACTCCCAGCACGAAGAGGAGAAGGCCGCCACATACGCTTAG